A stretch of Dysidea avara chromosome 5, odDysAvar1.4, whole genome shotgun sequence DNA encodes these proteins:
- the LOC136256495 gene encoding zinc finger MYM-type protein 2-like: MAGQLKFKPFQPMKPPPGWKCPKRFKLGLGEPWESESESSSDGETDVEVRTFVSQQNTSVEVKKTSIIHSQVAKELFPDHVADDLLLLASQQFERELNNCSSVEFTKEEFPDQVTDDILLLASQQFEGKQSPLRHLTDGGPQPTLFEEGNKNETVSETSGVVNRGSVRYGSPKTSKEVEEARKRGIPVKTQDHNKWVGNIWREWVQYRWQCSRVEPEEKEHKLLEDFCKMSKQAMNFWLGKFVLEVRRKDGRPYSPDTLYQICCALLRLLREVDRADVNILADPMFCQFRATLDARMKELKSTGNYQVKKAEILTEEHEDTLWKQGLLGDKHPQQLLNTLIYYIGFYFALRSGVEYRRLRYYPSQIQLFEPTNGRAYVMYTEDVSKANQGGLVHRRREQKQVVQYANDDNPERCLVRLYKLYMSKCPEDCPDGALYLKPLAKPNEQCWYHKIPIGLHNSLQQTVRRLCVAAGIEGKFTNHSLRATNATRLFEAKVDEQLIMQRMGHSSNAVRAYKRVGEKLRTVTSDVLNGTVTTTKDQDLKVSPDEKVKQHDKLDKTENQENMAPGINLVGATNCTININYHH, encoded by the exons ATGGCGGGACAGTTGAAGTTCAAGCCGTTTCAACCTATGAAGCCTCCTCCAGGTTGGAAATGCCCTAAACGATTTAAACTTGGGTTGGGAGAACCTTGGGAAAGTGAATCTGAATCTAGCAGCGATGGTGAAACTGATGTTGAGGTGCGAACTTTTGTGAGCCAGCAGAATACAA GTGTTGAAGTCAAGAAGACGTCGATAATTCACTCACAAGTGGCTAAGGAACTGTTTCCTGACCACGTAGCCGACGACCTCCTTCTGCTTGCATCACAGCAGTTTGAGCGAGAGTTGAACAACTGTTCGTCTGTAGAATTTACTAAGGAAGAATTTCCCGACCAAGTTACTGATGACATTCTTCTTCTTGCATCACAGCAGTTCGAAGGTAAACAATCTCCGCTGCGTCACCTGACTGATGGTGGACCTCAACCAACATTGTTTGAGGAAGGTAATAAAAATGAAACTGTTAGCGAGACTAGTGGAGTGGTTAATAGAGGTAGTGTACGATATGGGTCACCAAAAACATCCAAGGAAGTTGAGGAAGCAAGGAAACGTGGAATACCAGTCAAAACACAAGACCATAACAAATGGGTGGGGAATATATGGCGTGAGTGGGTTCAATATCGTTGGCAGTGTTCACGTGTTGAGCCTGAGGAAAAGGAGCACAAGCTACTTGAGGATTTCTGTAAAATGTCGAAACAAGCTATGAATTTTTGGTTAGGGAAGTTCGTACTTGAAGTGAGGCGAAAAGATGGTAGGCCATACTCACCTGATACTCTTTATCAGATATGCTGTGCACTATTACGTTTGTTAAGAGAAGTAGATAGAGCCGATGTAAATATACTAGCCGATCCTATGTTTTGTCAGTTTCGTGCTACTTTAGATGCACGCATGAAAGAACTGAAATCTACTGGCAATTATCAAGTGAAAAAAGCTGAAATACTTACTGAGGAGCATGAAGATACTTTGTGGAAACAGGGGTTACTTGGAGATAAACATCCACAACAGCTACTAAACACATTGATATATTATATAGGTTTTTACTTTGCATTACGAAGTGGTGTGGAGTATAGAAGATTGAGGTATTATCCCTCACAGATCCAGCTGTTTGAACCTACTAATGGACGGGCTTATGTAATGTACACAGAAGACGTGTCTAAAGCAAATCAAGGAGGTCTTGTACACCGCAGGCGGGAGCAAAAGCAAGTGGTTCAGTATGCTAATGATGATAATCCAGAACGTTGTTTAGTCAGGCTCTACAAGTTATACATGTCAAAGTGTCCAGAAGATTGTCCAGATGGAGCACTTTATCTAAAGCCACTTGCTAAACCAAATGAACAATGTTGGTATCACAAAATACCTATTGGGCTGCATAATTCATTACAGCAGACTGTTCGCAGATTGTGTGTAGCAGCAGGAATTGAGGGAAAGTTTACCAACCACTCACTTCGCGCCACAAATGCAACCAGATTGTTTGAAGCCAAAGTAGATGAACAACTTATTATGCAAAGGATGGGGCACTCATCTAATGCTGTGAGGGCTTATAAGCGGGTTGGTGAGAAATTGCGGACTGTAACATCAGATGTGCTAAATGGTACTGTGACTACCACTAAGGATCAAGATTTGAAAGTATCACCAGATGAGAAGGTTAAGCAGCATGACAAGCTAGACAAGACTGAAAATCAAGAGAACATGGCTCCAGGGATTAACCTTGTTGGTGCAACTAATTGTACCATTAACATTAACTATCATCACTGA